The DNA window TCGAGGAGTTCGCGATGTTCGGCGTGCAACTGCGCGACCACGACGAGCGTTATGCCTATTCGGCCGAATGGGTCACGATCCTCGATAAAATCTATGCCGAAACCGCGCCGTTCGATTATCACGGCAAATATTTCAGCCTTAAAAACGTCGAGGGAAAACCGAAGCCATGGGGCAACGGGCGGCCGCTGCTGATGAGTGCCGGTTCGTCACCGGCCGGCCGCGCCTTCGCGGTGAACTACACCGACTGTCTGTTCATGGTGATCACGGAAGAAGACACCATCGCCTCAGATGTTGCGCAGGTACGTGCGGTCCCCGGCGCTGACAAATGCGGGCTCTATGCCAGCGGCCACCTGTTGTGCCGGCGCACCGCCAAAGAAACCGAGGAATACTACCATTATCTGGTGCGCGAGAAGGGCGACTGGGAGGCCGCGGAGCAGATCATCGCCAAGCGCGCCGCGGGCGGCTCGCAATCGCTGTCGCCGGACATCATGCGTCGGATGAAGGAACGCGTGATCGGCGGTGGCGCGACCTTTCCGGTCATCGGGAGCTACGATGAGGTCGCGGAGAAATTCCTGCGTCTGTCGGAAGCCGGGCTCGACGGCATGGCGCTCATCCTCGTCAATTATGTGCAGGAAATGCCAATCCTGCGTGATGAAGTCCTGCCGCGCCTGGAACGCTTGAAGCTCCGCGCCGGTCATAAGACATCGGAGACACGGTCATGAATGCGCTGCGCGACAAATATGCCATCGTCGGCACCGGGAAGAGCCGGCTCGGCCAGGTCGGCCTCAATTCACTGGCGCTTCTGGAAGAAGCCATCAAAAATGCGCTCGACGACGCCGGCCTGACCAACAAGGACGTGGACGGCGTGGTGGTGCGCGGCCCTGACGATGTCTATTCGCATCACCAGCTGGTCGCCGCGCGCCTCGGCATCGACGTCAATTTCAGCACCAGCCTCGACAATGGCGGCGCCAGCCAGATTCTGGCGATCATCCTCGCCGTTATGGCGATCGAAGCAGGGCTGGCCACCACCGTCGTCTGCGGCTACGGCCGCGACAGCTGGACGCGCACGCACTCCGAGGGTCGCGGCCATGCACAGAACGATCTCATTCCCGCCGCGCAGCGGCCGCGGGAGCACGGTCCGGAGTTCGGCCATTTCGGGGCGGTATCTCAGCACGCCTTTGGTGCCCGACGCCACATGTTCGAATACGGCACGACGCGAAAAGACTTCGCAGCGATCGCAACGGCGTTTCGCGAACATGCGCTACGCAATCCCGACGCCGTCATGAAGAAACCGCTGACCATTGACGACTATTTCAAGGCGCGGCTGGTGGTCGATCCGTTCGGTTTGTTCGACTGCAGCCTGAACAGCGATGGCGCCGGCGCGGTGGTGGTGACCTCGACCGAACGCGCCAAGTCACTGCGGCGCAAGCCGGTGCTGATCAAAGGATTTGCCACACACAACAACACCAAGGGCTGGATCGAAGAGGACCACATGCTGTCGACCGGTGCGGTCGAGAGCGGCGCGCGAGCATTCAAAATGGCGGGCCTCGGCCCCAGGGAAGTCGACACCGCGCAGATCTATGATTGTTTCACCTACATGGTGCTCACCCAGCTCGAGGATTACGGCTTCTGCAAGAAGGGCGAAGGCGGAGAGTTCGTGCGCTCCGGCGCGTTGCGGCTGGATGGTGCGCTCCCCACCAACACGTCAGGGGGCCAGCTCTCGGAGGCCCACATCGAAGGCATGCTGCAGATCGTGGAAGGCGCACGACAACTGCAGGGCATTTACGCCACGGACCGGCAAGTCCCCGACGCCGAGATTGCGCTGATCAGCGGTCACGGCGGCAACCAGGTTTGTCATTCGACTCTGATACTGGGAAGGGCGTGACGC is part of the Pirellulales bacterium genome and encodes:
- a CDS encoding thiolase family protein, which codes for MNALRDKYAIVGTGKSRLGQVGLNSLALLEEAIKNALDDAGLTNKDVDGVVVRGPDDVYSHHQLVAARLGIDVNFSTSLDNGGASQILAIILAVMAIEAGLATTVVCGYGRDSWTRTHSEGRGHAQNDLIPAAQRPREHGPEFGHFGAVSQHAFGARRHMFEYGTTRKDFAAIATAFREHALRNPDAVMKKPLTIDDYFKARLVVDPFGLFDCSLNSDGAGAVVVTSTERAKSLRRKPVLIKGFATHNNTKGWIEEDHMLSTGAVESGARAFKMAGLGPREVDTAQIYDCFTYMVLTQLEDYGFCKKGEGGEFVRSGALRLDGALPTNTSGGQLSEAHIEGMLQIVEGARQLQGIYATDRQVPDAEIALISGHGGNQVCHSTLILGRA
- a CDS encoding LLM class flavin-dependent oxidoreductase translates to MPPTTRTTRMQNANRFKLGLFGMNCSGSFATTAPERWQAGWEENLEAARLADEAGLEFLLPIARWLGYGGQTDRQGTTFETLSWASALLAATDEIVAFATIHVPLVHPVFAAKSIVTADHVGSGRFGINIVSGWNVEEFAMFGVQLRDHDERYAYSAEWVTILDKIYAETAPFDYHGKYFSLKNVEGKPKPWGNGRPLLMSAGSSPAGRAFAVNYTDCLFMVITEEDTIASDVAQVRAVPGADKCGLYASGHLLCRRTAKETEEYYHYLVREKGDWEAAEQIIAKRAAGGSQSLSPDIMRRMKERVIGGGATFPVIGSYDEVAEKFLRLSEAGLDGMALILVNYVQEMPILRDEVLPRLERLKLRAGHKTSETRS